In Haloarcula marismortui ATCC 43049, the sequence GTGGCTGAGAGAGTATGGCTTCGCCACAGATCGACGTCGACGAGATTGTTGCAACGCTTGAGCAAATTCGCCAGCGCGGGCACAGCGCCCACACAGTCTTCCGAGACTGGGTCAACCTTATGATGTTCGCACTGCAGGACCGAGACGACCCGTATCTGGAGATCGTCGATGACTATCGCGAGCGCGGCGACATGGACTATCCAGACGAACAGCGCTCGGTCGACCTCTTCGCCAAGGCGTTCGGTCAGCTCCAAGAACGGATGGCGGCCACCGATGCTGACGTTCTGGGTGCTGTGTACGAGGAGTATGGAATGTCCAGCGACGCTTTCGGTCAGCACTTCACACCGCACTCTGTTTGCAGACGATGGCCGAAATCGCCGGCGTCGGAGACGAGAATGATACTGAGGACCGACAGACAGTTTGTGACCCAGCCTGTGGGAGCGGTCGAACACTGCTGGTCGCCGGTCGAAAGCAGCCAGACGCCCTGTTTGTCGGGCAAGATAAGGACCCACTCTGTGCCCGAATGACGGCACTGAACTGCTGTTTCCTGAATCTGGATGCCTACGTTATTCAGGGCGACTCACTGACTGTCGAGTTCCAGCGAGCGTGGCAGACGTCGTACTCTTCGCTGGGTGGGAACGTTCGCGAGCTAGACGACGAGAAGGTCGAAGAGCTTCACGAGTGGGTGACCGACGCCTTCGAGAATACGGTTGAGGCGGAGAACCGGTCCAGTCCAGCGCAGGGGGCAGATACGGACTCGGAAGGTCGAACACCTCCGGTCACGTCGTCCGTTCCGAGTGAGCAGGCTAGTCTGGGTGCGTTCGAGAGCAGCGATTGAGGGCTGTTTTGTGTGCCCCAGTCGGGTGCGGGGCGGTCCAGTGAGAGCGTCCCGAGGAAAACCATGTCAGAAGAATCAGACACAGAGCCGGATGCGGCTCCAGACTCAGTTGAAAAGGTCGAACGAACGGACTTTGGGTGCAGTATGGAGGCCCGGATGAAACGAGGAACCGGGACGCGAGACGAAGACAGTATGACGATCAAGTCGAAGGGTGAGACTGCCGAGGAGACGATTGCGGAGTTTTACAAGCTCCTAGAAGAGTACGACCAGGAGATCAGTGGTCGGCTTCGGGATGTTCAGCCCGAGGAGGACGAGGCAGGCGAGGATTAACACTAGTTTACAATCAGATTTCAGCCGTTTTCGAAACCGGTTCTAGCCATCAATGCGTCTGGATTTTAGTCAATTTCATTAGACTTAACGGCGCAAAGTTGTTAGATATCCTGAAATGTTTGACCTCACCAGTTTTCAACGTGACCTGCTGTATGTGGTGTACGGTCTAGACGGCCCACATGGCCTCGCAATCAAAGAGGAGATGGAGGAATACTATGAGGGAGAAATCCATCATGGGAGGCTGTACCCGAGCCTTGACACACTTGCCGACAAAGGGCTCATTGAGAAGGCACAAAAAGACAGACGAACCAACATCTACTCAGTCGCGCGACGTGGCGAACGAGAGATAGCTGCTCGAAACGAGTGGGAACAACAGTACGGAACGAGTGAGCTTTCTGGATAACTGTCAACGCGCCTGATTTTGATCCGACTCTGAATGGCCACGCCGCAGTCGAGATCGAGAACGTGGTTCACGCGGACGTCTCAAAATCGCGAGGTAAGAGGATAGGTAAAGCAGCCACAGCGTGTGTATCAAAGCGATAACCCCGGCTGTCACTAACTCAGGACAGGCATCATCGCTGGAGAGTCCATATCGTATTCTAAGTCTGCAGGATTACACCACGTCGAACCCTCGCTAAGGACACTGTCACTCGCGGCCTTCGTCACTGCTTACAGCAGCTTCGCTTCGATGTACTGGTCGATATTCTCATTGTCGTCGAGTTCGTTCAGCGTGTCCAGCGCTCCTTCCATCGAGCCGAGGTCGTCTGCCGTGAAGTCGTCCTGCCGGGCTACCCGCCCCAGACTCACGAGGAGCTTGATTTTGTTCACGTCCGTCTCAAGACGCATCACTTTCGTCACGACGCTCTCGTTGTCGGGGTCGTCCAGTCGGACGAACGCCGGCGGGATTACGTCCCGAAGCAACGCCGAGACGTAGAGGTTGTCGTCGGTAGCGTCGCTGGGAACGTCAGCGAGCATCTGCTTGATTACTGAGTGGCGGTCGTCGGAGTCAGCGTAAACGACGTTACGGACGAATTGTCCCGAGTCGACGCGGCGCAGGTCTCGGTCCTCATTGACTTGGACACGAATCAGTTCTAGAATCTCGTTCGGGAACTCTGTGCTAATGTCGTCGCGGTGGACACACACGTCTGCACCGTACTCACCGATGTCGAGAGCGGCGAAGGGGTCGCCGAGGGTAACTGAATTCGGTCCACTAGCATCAGTCACGCGTCATCACCGTCCAGAAGATGTTTATCGAGTGGATGGTCCCGACTTACATCGGCCCACGGCTCCTGTGTCTTGATCAGGAGCACAGCACCAGTGTCGAGCTGGTCAACTTTCCAGGCTGGTGAAGCCGAAATTCGATCTGTCCACCCAAACTGGTCTATGAGTGAGGGGGAATAGACGCTTAGCCAGGGAAGACGTTCTATCTCGAATACCCCCTCAGTTGGCATTATTTCGAGTGGTGATGGGCGAACATCCTTCACTGGATGTCCAACCGATACGTAGTCGGGTTCGAGTGCAATTGAGAGCCGGCGTATTAGATCAACGAACGTTGCTGTGTATCCCTCGTACTGATCGCCGTGTTCGTCGGTTCCCACCAGGTAGCGTGCGCTAGTACTCAAGCCCAGAAAACGCTTTAACCGACGTTCAATCTTGTCATCCGGTTCAAATCGTATCCGAAATTCCGTCTCATCGGCGTGCAGAAGGAGCACATCGCCGAGACCGATATCAGTTGCTGTAGCAGGTTCGTCGCCATCCCAACTGTAAGGCAGCTCTGCGTGGTCGGCGACGCTCAGTACCTCGTTGAGGACGTGTTCTACCCCGTTCGGGTCCCAGGTGTAGAAGCCCGCCTGTGCAACACCTTCCATCATGAGGTCTCTACCTCGTTGAAACGTTTGAACGTTACTTCGACACCGTCGAAGTTGGATTCAACCTGGTCGCCGAGATCACGGAGTGACTCCGCACCGCTCAGCTGCCCGGAAAGACTACGCTGGACTTCTGGGGCGAATGCCGTATCGGCATCTTGCCGAACCACAACGACAATTTCGTCTTGACCGCTGGCACCGAACGTGTTGAGCTTTGTTCTGAGGTCATCAAGTGAGTCAGCAGTTTCCTCGTACGCTCTCGGGAACTCTGCAAAGGGTTCGTAATCCAAGTTCTTCACCTCGTAGGCCGGACCGCCATCGATATCGCTATCGATGTCAGTGTTACTGTTGTAATCACTCGACTGCAGGGAATCGGTTTCCCAACTGCTATCCTCTCTAATCTGCTTGTCCATCTCGAGGTCGTTGGCGTCGATATCGTCTCTGTCCAAGAGGTCTGAGTTTACCTCTACTTCACCGTCGAGCCCTTTCATGTTCGAGCTTATATCGTCGCCAGAGCTGCTTGTACCTCTGTTGATAGCGTCGTCGAGACCGTCGACATCGTTCTGGTCGAGGTCATCGATGTCGTCCTGTATGTCCCTGACATCGCGGCCATAACTTTTGTCGCTGTAGGTATCGTAGGCCCTTACCAGGTCATCAACCTCCCCGTCAGTCAGAACACTATCGCTGCCGTCACTGAGATCAGTTGCGTCGTTGGTGACCGAGACACCGTCAGTGCCCTCGCTCTCGATGAGATTGGTGGCTGAATCCTGTGCGTCCCCGTCTAGCTCGTTGATAGATCGGCGGACATCGTCGACGCTGTCGGCATCAAGGTCTCCGTCGACATTCACAAGGGCATCCTGCAGGTCATCCTCTACGTCATCCGGAAGATCGGGACAGCTTCCACCGCTCTGTGCGAGGGTCGACGGCGGCGTTGCGACCGAGTGATACCGGTCAGTGCGAAGCGACCCCGCACGACCGAGCGACGGCGCACTTCTGGCCCCACAGGGTGAGACCACAGCATCGAACGTATCCGAGTCCGTGCGCCCGGCGAAGTCGGCCGCGTCGTCGCCGTTGCGCGCCAACATCTCGTCGAACTCCGCCTTTCCATCCGCATCTAAACTGTCGTAGCGGGTGAGTGCCGTCGTGAGTTCATCGCTGTCGACCTCGCCGCTCTCGTAAGCTCGAACGAACCGGCGTTGGGTCGCAGCGTCGTCCATCTGCAGGAGCGCGTCGGCGGCGTCCTGATCGCTTTCCGCCAGATCGTTGAGCGCGCGACGCCCACTGGGTCCGGTGTTCTCGAAGAGGTCGGTAGCCTTCAGCGTCGGGTCGTCGATGTCAGTGTCGCCGAGGTAGTCCTTGCCATCGCTGTCGAGTTGGTCGAACTGCTCGGTGGTCTGCTGGCGGCGCGGCCCGGGATGTCGTTGAGCTTCGCGCTCATGCGCCCGGTCGGCACGTCCGCGTCGGGGACCGAGTCGTCGAGTTTCCCAGCCCGCCGTAGTGCCGTCGGCTTGACGCCGTTTGGCACTCTGTCGGGTACCGCCGAGTCGGCGGCGTCGACCAGCCGTCTGAGCTTCGATGAACTACTCAGTCCCTTCTGGAGGACGCTTCCGCCGCCCAAGGCCGTCACAGGCGCGACCGTGCCGGCTACTCAGTGCGTGTTCAAGCTATGTGAAAAGCTACCGCAGTCACAGAAGCTTCTGTTCGATGTACTGGTCGATACCGTCTTGATCGTCCATCTCACTCAGCTGGTCCAGTACCCCCTCGATAGTCGCCATTACATCGTCAGAGACATCCGCAGAACGCGCAGTCTGTGCCAGATTCACCAACAGTTCAAACTTGCTAGTCTCGATGTCGAGCGCCAGCGTCTTCGAGACGATCGATTCGTCGTTGGGAGCGTTGAGCCGGACGAACGCTGGCGGAATCGACCCCTCGATGAGCGCTGAGAGTCGCTCGTCGTCCGTGTCCACACCGTCGGGGAGCTCGCCTAACACGTTTCCATCATCGATGAGCCGCCGGACGAACGAATCGTCCTCGACACGGCGGAGGGTGTCTGACTCGGCCCGGTACACCCGCTCCAGTGTCAGTGCTTCGTTGGTGAACTCGGGAGCGATATCGTCTTTCGTAATGACGGCGTCCGTCCCGTACTCACCCGGATCGAGTGTCATGAACGGGTCCGAAAGATCGAGGTCAGTCACGGTTTCCCCACGCTGCAGGTCCCGCCGCTTCAAGTTGGTGAACTCGGAGTTCTCCCAGGGGCCGTCGGAAGTCATGGCGAAAACGTGTCCGCTATCGAGTTCTGCGTACCGCCACGGAGTCCCGCCGTACAGCGCGTCGAAACCGCCCAACTCCTCGAACAGTGTCTCGGAGTAGACGGCCAGTTGTGGGACCTGATCGATGTGCTCAGCGAAGGGCATACCCGTCGGCGCGATTGTATTATGCTTAGTGGTTTGGAACAGCGGGACGTATTCCGCGTCATACGCAACGGCTAGCTCACAAGCAAGGTTGACAACAGCAGTCACGAATTCGGCGTAGTTCTGCTCGTCTGACCAATTCGACGGGATGAGGATGTCCGAAAGTCCCACAGATAGAACCCGTTCATACGTCTCTCTATCCGAAGAGATGTCGAACATGAACGAAACGGTCGTTTTGTTGTAATTACCGTTATAGTACGGCCACTCGCCATCGTCCGATTCCTGATCTCTGTCTATATCGAATCCAACCTCTTCAGCCGCGTCGAAGCCGGTCGAAACGATGTCATCCGTAAATTCGGGAACGTGGACCGTGAGATGGCGTGGTGACATTATTATAGGTCACTATAGCTAGTCACTTCAACGGTTACGTCTTTGGATATCCCGAACTCATCTGCCAGGGTTGTTTCGATGTCATTTTCTAGTCTGTTGCTCAGGACCTCTCGGGACGACGAACTACTGCTCCCGCCAAGGCGATTAGCCTCCACGTCGATATAGTCTTGATCCATGGCCACCACGATTTCATCTTCTCCTGCTACTGCGTGCGTCCGTAGCTTCTCTTTTAACCCGTTCCAGTTGTCTCTTCGGAAGAATTCAGCGCTGTCCGGATCGAGGTTTTTAGATTCGATTGCTGGGTCCTTGAGCGTCCGTCCGTTGATTTCTACCTCAGTGTTCGCTTTCGCATCGATGTCGCTACTAGAGCCACCTCTCTCACTGTTGACGTTCTTGAACGCATCACTGTTCTCGACACCGTCGGCAATGTCCTGACTGTACTCATCCGCGATATCATCCGAAGAGAGGTCTTTTTCGAGTTCGATATCGCCATCGCCGGCATCGATATTAGACCGGTCAT encodes:
- a CDS encoding DUF7389 domain-containing protein, coding for MSEESDTEPDAAPDSVEKVERTDFGCSMEARMKRGTGTRDEDSMTIKSKGETAEETIAEFYKLLEEYDQEISGRLRDVQPEEDEAGED
- a CDS encoding PadR family transcriptional regulator produces the protein MFDLTSFQRDLLYVVYGLDGPHGLAIKEEMEEYYEGEIHHGRLYPSLDTLADKGLIEKAQKDRRTNIYSVARRGEREIAARNEWEQQYGTSELSG